The following are encoded together in the Leuconostoc mesenteroides subsp. mesenteroides ATCC 8293 genome:
- a CDS encoding glycoside hydrolase family 32 protein: MQRHRVRKVLSIIMAGIVLFSIGWLICLKNNSKNMTQQQLPQKWHLNGLSKNGLSNDTQTILKNGQKYELFYLVDTGKGLEANQQRTRWARSVSSDLTTFKVADSADIKPVSQQESVATGSIVKDADNLSGHGKNSLLAYATKYINGNQWTYMWYSTNQGENWHVAHNGKPVAKPYKEGKDFRDPHVIYDSDAKQFVMTVAEADDNNHMKIGFYISKNGTTWQYTDSFYSPRDLGTLEVPEIHQIYQKNNNQKQWILFFGANGFADDFQKSTGSYYVVGQLKNGQFEAETDPKRVDFGTDYYAAHNYQENNEQLLGFGWMGNWDYINRVSDDIKYKGNYSAFRKMFLSSDNKLKTSKIITNGLFDTKKKTALVRTHSKSHIKTNKAAYKISTVVNGNQKLTIRAGNGDSNVSFHFNNFDKKMTVHRQSNYVTNDAYNKDYNINLWGDWSEKVDFYVDQYSIEVFWPKTGQVATFAKYSNDSGDNIVFDNLDNKSSSLVVQEMK, translated from the coding sequence ATGCAACGACATAGAGTGAGAAAAGTATTATCAATCATAATGGCGGGAATAGTATTGTTTTCGATTGGTTGGTTAATATGTTTGAAAAACAACAGCAAAAATATGACACAACAACAATTACCTCAAAAATGGCATTTAAACGGCTTATCTAAAAATGGGTTATCAAATGATACGCAAACTATTTTAAAAAATGGTCAAAAATATGAACTGTTCTATTTGGTGGACACTGGTAAGGGATTGGAAGCAAATCAACAAAGAACTCGTTGGGCTCGTTCGGTATCTTCGGATTTAACAACATTTAAAGTAGCCGATAGCGCCGATATCAAACCAGTTTCCCAACAAGAATCAGTTGCCACAGGTTCTATTGTCAAAGACGCAGATAATTTATCTGGACATGGTAAAAACTCATTACTGGCTTATGCTACGAAATACATTAATGGTAATCAATGGACCTATATGTGGTATTCGACTAATCAAGGTGAAAATTGGCATGTTGCTCATAATGGCAAGCCAGTAGCAAAACCATATAAAGAAGGAAAAGATTTTCGAGACCCTCATGTAATATATGATTCTGATGCCAAGCAATTTGTCATGACAGTAGCTGAGGCGGATGATAACAATCATATGAAAATTGGATTTTATATTTCCAAAAACGGCACAACCTGGCAATACACAGATAGCTTTTATTCACCACGGGATTTAGGTACTTTAGAAGTTCCTGAAATACATCAAATTTATCAAAAAAATAATAATCAAAAGCAATGGATTTTGTTTTTTGGTGCTAATGGTTTTGCTGATGATTTTCAAAAAAGTACCGGCTCATACTACGTTGTTGGTCAATTGAAAAACGGCCAGTTTGAAGCTGAAACTGATCCAAAACGTGTTGATTTTGGTACTGATTATTATGCTGCACACAATTATCAAGAAAATAATGAACAATTGCTTGGCTTTGGATGGATGGGTAACTGGGATTATATTAATCGCGTTAGTGATGATATAAAGTATAAAGGCAATTATTCGGCGTTTAGAAAAATGTTTTTAAGTTCAGATAATAAATTAAAAACATCAAAAATTATTACTAATGGTCTATTTGACACAAAAAAGAAAACAGCTCTGGTGAGGACGCACAGTAAAAGTCACATCAAAACCAATAAAGCTGCTTACAAAATTAGTACCGTTGTGAACGGTAACCAAAAATTGACTATTAGAGCTGGCAATGGAGATAGCAATGTTTCCTTTCATTTTAATAATTTTGACAAAAAAATGACGGTACATCGCCAAAGCAATTATGTTACAAATGATGCTTATAATAAGGACTATAACATCAATTTGTGGGGAGATTGGTCAGAAAAGGTTGATTTTTACGTTGATCAATACAGTATTGAAGTATTCTGGCCAAAGACTGGACAAGTAGCTACGTTTGCTAAGTACAGTAATGATAGTGGTGATAACATTGTATTCGATAATTTAGATAATAAAAGTTCAAGCCTAGTCGTTCAGGAAATGAAGTAA
- a CDS encoding O-antigen ligase family protein, protein MAAFLLPITFFSKTYSYSFAETTMMIAFPVFALLILLQIYRFPSRIAKIIPSAQSFLLAGFFLVMQFIAMFLSYQHSGDSIQTTGIIRSMIFLAGWIVTVYMSWALIVLTVTNHKEERLFIKSGLISLLIYMGIVLVPQLLVTLNNFSIRPYVNAIARLFERHWMGRDFYAAGSYAVNNYRLNGFEPEAAFLANLLGVVYLPIILGIAITKQNFWHFKKHVALEKWFNWAFIGSILMFLVLARTTTGLITLVVAAVLWFLWSKRDDKIILIIFGIMAIVGIALGYFFVQPIHDIFYNFLFNKQGTSNRLGGTIALVLTFLSHPLFGVGYGFTGYFIMDYVPKSTTYNPEFQQVYRHIGYPVLSDGIGWFATYGLVIMIPALWMLARLIIRSLVVQHELKIRQPENWQWHLGTQISFMIMIILVAVSSLFVIQIFLWPYLLMFFFYRQMLINQEKELAL, encoded by the coding sequence GTGGCAGCTTTTTTACTACCAATCACATTTTTCTCAAAAACATATTCATATAGTTTTGCTGAAACAACAATGATGATTGCTTTTCCAGTATTTGCACTTTTAATATTGTTGCAGATATATCGCTTTCCATCTCGTATTGCAAAAATCATTCCTAGCGCGCAATCTTTTTTGCTAGCGGGATTTTTTTTGGTTATGCAATTTATCGCGATGTTTTTAAGTTATCAGCATTCTGGTGACTCAATTCAAACAACTGGTATTATTCGTTCAATGATCTTTTTGGCGGGGTGGATTGTCACTGTCTATATGTCTTGGGCATTAATCGTCCTCACGGTTACTAATCATAAAGAGGAACGATTATTTATTAAAAGTGGACTGATTAGTTTACTGATATACATGGGAATCGTTTTGGTTCCACAGTTGTTGGTGACACTAAATAACTTTTCTATACGTCCGTACGTTAATGCCATTGCACGTCTGTTCGAACGACATTGGATGGGACGCGATTTCTATGCAGCCGGTAGCTACGCAGTTAACAATTATCGATTGAATGGTTTTGAACCTGAAGCTGCTTTTTTAGCTAACCTATTAGGTGTCGTTTATTTGCCAATCATTTTAGGTATCGCGATAACAAAACAAAATTTTTGGCATTTTAAAAAGCACGTTGCCCTAGAAAAATGGTTTAACTGGGCCTTTATTGGTTCGATTTTAATGTTTTTGGTACTTGCCCGAACAACAACGGGACTGATCACATTAGTGGTAGCTGCCGTACTCTGGTTTTTATGGAGTAAACGTGATGATAAAATTATTTTAATTATTTTTGGTATAATGGCTATTGTTGGTATTGCATTAGGATATTTCTTCGTGCAGCCAATACATGATATTTTTTATAATTTCTTATTCAACAAACAAGGGACTTCTAATCGACTAGGTGGCACCATTGCCTTAGTGCTTACATTCCTATCACACCCACTCTTTGGTGTTGGTTATGGTTTCACAGGGTATTTCATTATGGATTATGTGCCAAAGTCTACGACCTATAATCCAGAGTTTCAGCAAGTGTACAGGCACATTGGTTATCCTGTGCTCAGTGATGGAATTGGTTGGTTTGCGACGTATGGTTTGGTTATCATGATACCAGCACTGTGGATGCTAGCTCGTTTAATCATACGTTCGTTGGTAGTACAACACGAGCTTAAAATACGTCAACCAGAAAATTGGCAATGGCATTTAGGCACTCAGATTAGCTTTATGATTATGATTATTTTAGTCGCTGTATCGTCGTTGTTTGTTATTCAAATTTTCTTATGGCCATATTTGTTGATGTTTTTCTTTTATCGGCAAATGCTAATTAATCAAGAAAAGGAGTTAGCATTGTGA
- a CDS encoding glycosyltransferase family 2 protein, giving the protein MDKLAILIPAYNESQTIVKVVNDVLKVTENIPGSVVYVYDNNSKDNTAELAASAGAVVRHEYAQGKGAVIRRMFREIDAEAYIMIDADDTYPVQAIPDMYRKVVDKKVDMVVGDRLSSTYFEENTRPFHNTGNTLVRGLINTLFKTNIKDILTGYRAFSYQFVKTFPVLSRGFEIETEMSIHATEFKMLVENQVIEYRDRPEGSESKLDTYGDGLRVLKTVVNLYRIYHPFAFFGISAGIVSLISLLLFAFRVFVPYYHTGRVDNMPTLVVTMILFSVAVTAFFAGAILNAIQSSNKRNFELNLINANEKIKKYSNE; this is encoded by the coding sequence ATGGATAAACTTGCGATATTAATACCGGCTTACAATGAAAGCCAAACAATTGTTAAAGTAGTGAATGACGTATTAAAAGTAACGGAGAATATTCCCGGATCCGTTGTTTACGTTTACGACAACAATTCAAAAGATAACACAGCTGAATTAGCAGCTTCAGCCGGTGCAGTTGTTCGCCATGAATATGCACAAGGTAAAGGGGCTGTTATTAGAAGAATGTTTCGAGAAATTGATGCTGAAGCCTATATAATGATTGATGCTGATGATACATATCCTGTTCAAGCAATCCCGGACATGTATCGAAAAGTAGTTGATAAGAAGGTTGATATGGTTGTGGGTGATAGACTATCCTCAACGTACTTCGAAGAAAACACCCGTCCATTTCATAATACCGGAAACACCTTGGTACGTGGACTCATTAATACTTTGTTTAAGACAAATATTAAAGATATCCTCACAGGGTATCGCGCATTTAGTTATCAATTTGTAAAAACATTCCCAGTATTGTCTAGAGGATTTGAAATTGAAACAGAGATGTCGATTCATGCCACTGAATTTAAGATGTTAGTTGAAAATCAAGTTATTGAATATCGAGATCGACCTGAAGGATCTGAGTCTAAACTTGATACGTATGGGGATGGATTACGGGTACTAAAAACTGTCGTCAATTTATATCGTATTTATCATCCTTTTGCGTTTTTCGGTATATCTGCTGGGATTGTGTCGCTCATATCACTGCTGTTGTTTGCTTTTCGTGTTTTTGTTCCATACTATCATACGGGGAGAGTTGATAATATGCCAACGCTAGTCGTCACGATGATTCTATTCAGTGTTGCTGTCACTGCTTTTTTTGCTGGAGCCATTTTGAATGCTATTCAATCAAGCAACAAGCGAAATTTTGAGTTAAATTTGATAAATGCCAATGAAAAAATTAAAAAGTATTCAAATGAATAA
- a CDS encoding flippase, translating into MQVAKNYLYTAAYQLLNIIAPLITMPYLARVLGRNGVGVASWTNSFVTYFLLIASLGIVTYGSREIAYVKDNKQARQQKFWEIQIIHTIAGIFSLALYFLFLKYGVQLNSNIEDNQIYLILQTWVIISGILDISWYFMGMEDFKKTVLRNALVKIAMTVLIFVLVKTPNDIGNYILLLGLSQVFGNLSMWFYLFKKISLPNWHQLDLKEHVKPIFMMFLPTIATQVYLQLNKTMLPFFTNSTDSAGFYDNADRIIKVSLALVTSVGTVMLPRMSAQFAKGQFDKMKQNITQSMDFVSALSVPMAFGMAAIAPTAMIWFLGEQFKVVGQVIVLLSPIIIFIGWSTVIGTQYLVPTKRLNEFTLSVTIGALANVLLNFWLIYVAGVNGAAVATTISEFLVIGYQLYVTRKDMNIWHHFSEMWRYIIAGLGMYVSVTMISQYLEINIKSTSIELVLGVFMYVLILIILRAPILKKIPLLNKIAK; encoded by the coding sequence ATGCAAGTTGCAAAAAACTATTTATACACTGCGGCATATCAGCTGCTGAACATTATTGCACCATTAATAACAATGCCATATTTAGCGCGAGTTCTTGGTCGAAATGGTGTCGGTGTTGCAAGCTGGACTAATTCGTTTGTAACCTACTTCTTATTGATTGCAAGTCTTGGAATTGTTACATATGGTAGTCGCGAAATTGCCTATGTAAAAGACAATAAGCAAGCAAGACAGCAAAAATTTTGGGAAATCCAAATTATTCACACGATTGCTGGAATCTTTTCCTTAGCGCTATACTTTTTATTTTTGAAGTATGGTGTGCAATTGAATAGCAATATTGAAGATAATCAAATTTATCTAATCCTTCAAACTTGGGTCATTATTTCCGGTATTCTTGACATTTCTTGGTACTTTATGGGCATGGAGGATTTCAAGAAAACTGTTCTACGAAATGCCCTCGTTAAAATTGCAATGACAGTGTTGATATTTGTTTTAGTGAAAACACCAAACGATATCGGCAATTATATTTTGTTACTCGGACTGTCACAGGTTTTCGGTAACTTGTCAATGTGGTTTTATTTATTTAAAAAGATATCATTACCAAACTGGCATCAACTTGATTTAAAAGAACATGTGAAACCAATATTTATGATGTTTTTACCAACCATTGCGACTCAAGTCTATTTACAGTTGAATAAAACAATGTTGCCGTTCTTTACTAATTCAACAGATTCGGCTGGATTCTATGATAATGCTGATCGAATTATAAAAGTCTCGCTGGCACTGGTTACATCTGTTGGAACTGTAATGCTACCTCGGATGTCTGCCCAGTTTGCCAAAGGGCAATTTGACAAAATGAAGCAGAATATTACACAATCGATGGATTTTGTCTCCGCACTATCAGTTCCAATGGCCTTTGGAATGGCTGCTATTGCCCCTACAGCCATGATTTGGTTTCTGGGTGAGCAGTTTAAAGTAGTTGGTCAAGTCATTGTTCTTCTATCCCCAATTATTATTTTCATTGGCTGGAGTACGGTTATTGGCACGCAGTATTTGGTGCCAACCAAACGTCTGAATGAATTTACACTATCTGTCACTATTGGTGCATTAGCCAATGTGCTACTTAATTTCTGGTTAATTTATGTGGCAGGAGTGAATGGTGCTGCGGTGGCTACAACGATATCAGAGTTCTTGGTGATTGGTTATCAGCTATACGTTACGCGTAAAGACATGAATATCTGGCATCATTTTTCTGAAATGTGGCGTTATATCATTGCGGGATTAGGGATGTATGTTTCGGTTACGATGATTAGTCAATATCTAGAAATCAACATCAAAAGTACATCAATAGAGCTGGTATTAGGTGTCTTTATGTATGTCCTAATTCTCATTATTTTACGAGCACCAATTCTTAAAAAAATACCCTTACTAAATAAAATAGCAAAATGA
- the glf gene encoding UDP-galactopyranose mutase, protein MTNQFNTKNYDYLIVGAGPFGMIFAHEAAKRGKRSLVVEKRPYIGGNTHTHTEHGITVHDFGAHIFHTDNKEVWDYIRKFAEFNGYQNQVVANYKGTLYNLPFNMNTFYQMWGTKTPDEAHAKIEEQKQIALKDLGDRQPRNLEEQAISLIGTDIYNKLIKGYTEKQWGRKATELPAFIIKRLPVRFIYDNNYFNHRYQGIPVGGYTQIFENMVAESNGLVDVLTDTDFFDYKETLLSEFPRVLYTGMIDQFFDYKFGELEYRSLRFEHEVIDSDNYQGNAVINYTDSETPYTRVMEWKHLDGLADEGKTIITKEYPQEWDRSKEAYYPVNNDKNTQIYKSYATEARKSHPEIIFGGRLGKYRYFDMDQVFNDAFNTVRQEFGIDQEFNFAHDQVK, encoded by the coding sequence ATGACAAATCAATTTAATACAAAAAATTATGACTATTTAATCGTTGGGGCAGGGCCATTTGGCATGATTTTTGCACACGAAGCTGCTAAACGCGGGAAGCGCTCACTTGTAGTTGAAAAACGTCCCTATATTGGTGGAAATACGCATACGCACACAGAACATGGTATTACTGTTCATGACTTCGGTGCCCACATATTCCACACTGATAATAAAGAGGTGTGGGACTATATTCGTAAATTTGCGGAATTTAATGGTTATCAAAACCAAGTGGTTGCCAACTATAAAGGTACGCTTTATAATTTGCCATTTAATATGAATACTTTCTATCAGATGTGGGGTACTAAAACACCTGATGAAGCACATGCAAAGATTGAAGAACAAAAGCAAATTGCACTAAAAGATCTTGGGGATCGCCAACCACGTAACTTGGAAGAACAAGCAATCTCATTGATTGGAACAGATATCTATAACAAACTCATTAAAGGTTATACGGAAAAACAATGGGGTCGGAAGGCTACTGAATTACCAGCTTTTATTATTAAACGGTTGCCAGTTAGATTTATTTATGATAATAACTATTTCAATCATCGTTACCAAGGTATTCCTGTAGGCGGTTATACTCAAATTTTTGAAAATATGGTCGCTGAATCCAATGGATTAGTTGATGTTTTGACAGATACAGATTTCTTTGATTACAAGGAAACGTTGCTATCAGAGTTTCCACGTGTTTTGTACACGGGCATGATTGATCAATTCTTTGATTATAAGTTTGGTGAATTAGAATATCGTTCGCTGCGTTTTGAGCATGAGGTTATTGATTCAGACAACTATCAAGGTAATGCCGTGATTAATTACACAGATTCCGAAACACCATACACACGTGTAATGGAGTGGAAACATTTGGACGGCCTCGCTGATGAAGGTAAAACAATCATCACAAAGGAATATCCACAGGAATGGGATCGATCAAAAGAAGCCTATTATCCTGTCAATAATGACAAGAATACACAAATATACAAATCCTACGCCACAGAAGCTCGTAAGAGCCATCCAGAAATTATTTTTGGCGGTCGCTTAGGAAAGTATCGTTACTTTGATATGGACCAGGTCTTCAATGATGCATTCAATACTGTACGTCAAGAGTTTGGCATTGATCAAGAATTTAATTTTGCTCACGATCAAGTAAAATAA
- a CDS encoding YveK family protein produces the protein MSFSLIDLVKRLLKNSWWILILGIVMGASLYTYAKHSVLTAYTAERYVIVAKSNTGVKDPNSRVQADQMLINTYKKIASDPSVVNQAKKLSTVSVTKKEIVSAITVSQPDQTLMMRFSASAATAKKSVAIANAYAKAFSIEGSKLYPDMAKPLLLSSAKKADVLSGTVYSPKKLAVFGFAFGITLGAFIILLTGIFQNYKRMMTKTTK, from the coding sequence ATGAGTTTTTCGTTAATAGATTTAGTTAAACGACTGTTGAAAAATAGTTGGTGGATTCTTATTCTGGGGATTGTTATGGGAGCATCTCTTTACACATATGCAAAACACTCTGTGCTGACGGCATATACGGCTGAACGATATGTTATTGTTGCAAAAAGCAACACGGGGGTTAAGGATCCAAATTCTCGTGTGCAAGCAGATCAAATGCTAATTAACACTTATAAAAAGATTGCTAGCGATCCATCAGTTGTTAATCAGGCTAAAAAGCTATCCACAGTGTCTGTTACAAAAAAAGAAATTGTAAGCGCAATTACAGTTTCACAACCAGACCAAACGCTGATGATGCGTTTTAGTGCTTCCGCTGCAACTGCCAAAAAGTCGGTTGCAATCGCTAACGCATATGCTAAAGCATTTTCAATCGAAGGAAGCAAGTTATATCCTGACATGGCCAAGCCATTATTGTTATCGTCAGCGAAAAAGGCTGATGTACTCTCCGGCACAGTTTATAGCCCTAAGAAATTAGCCGTATTTGGGTTTGCCTTTGGTATTACCTTAGGCGCATTTATCATATTGCTTACTGGTATTTTTCAAAACTATAAGCGAATGATGACTAAGACAACAAAGTGA
- a CDS encoding DUF4422 domain-containing protein: MTLYIATHKPYIMPEDSDYQPIFVGAAQHDSVPDGYQSDAVGQNISTKNPNFNELTAIYWIRHNTDTPVVGLLHYRRYLGKKKGHSLSAILTESQTQELLKKADIILPQKRNYYIENQRDHYLHAHTAEPYNIMKEIIAADYPEYLPAFENMEQSTSAHLFNMFIMPRRYFNEYTDFIFEVLGKVEAKVDVDKLEGQEKRVYGFLSERLMDTWVNTKKLTVAECPVIELERTNWLDKGYNFLKRKFFPNTNKKVHF; encoded by the coding sequence GTGACTTTATACATTGCAACACATAAACCGTATATCATGCCAGAAGATAGCGACTATCAACCAATATTTGTGGGTGCGGCCCAACATGATAGTGTACCGGATGGTTATCAATCTGATGCTGTTGGACAAAATATTTCAACTAAAAATCCTAACTTTAATGAGTTAACTGCAATTTATTGGATTCGGCACAACACAGACACACCGGTCGTGGGGCTACTTCATTACCGCCGTTATTTGGGTAAAAAAAAAGGTCACAGTTTATCGGCCATCCTAACTGAGTCACAAACTCAGGAATTATTGAAAAAGGCTGATATCATTTTGCCTCAAAAGCGAAATTACTATATTGAAAATCAACGTGATCATTATTTACACGCACACACGGCTGAACCTTATAATATAATGAAGGAAATTATTGCTGCGGATTATCCAGAGTATTTACCTGCTTTTGAGAATATGGAACAGTCGACATCGGCACATCTTTTTAACATGTTTATCATGCCGCGTAGGTATTTCAATGAGTACACAGATTTCATTTTTGAAGTGCTTGGCAAAGTAGAAGCAAAAGTAGATGTGGATAAGCTCGAGGGTCAAGAAAAACGGGTATATGGTTTTCTAAGTGAACGATTAATGGATACTTGGGTTAATACGAAAAAGCTCACTGTAGCAGAGTGCCCAGTAATAGAATTAGAGCGCACAAACTGGTTAGATAAAGGGTATAATTTCCTTAAAAGAAAGTTTTTCCCAAATACAAATAAAAAGGTACATTTCTAA
- a CDS encoding sugar transferase → MKRKLGYLTAKRGLDISVSLAAMFLLSPVFAIIALIIIKDKKTSKIIYAQERVGQYGKRFKIYKFQSMVDNADKILKQDADLYAKFVASGYKLPTAEDPRITKFGAFLRKTSLDELPQFWNTLNGTMSIIGPRPVVEDELVEYGEDIDKFLSVKPGVFGLWQASGRSNIEYPERAQMELDYVDRANLRFDFYILFKTVIAIFKRDGAF, encoded by the coding sequence TTGAAACGCAAACTAGGTTATTTAACCGCAAAACGGGGTTTAGATATTAGCGTATCTTTGGCGGCGATGTTTCTATTGTCACCAGTGTTTGCTATTATTGCCTTAATTATTATTAAAGATAAGAAAACAAGTAAAATTATTTATGCACAAGAGCGAGTTGGTCAATATGGAAAGCGTTTTAAAATATATAAATTCCAATCCATGGTTGACAATGCTGACAAAATATTAAAACAAGATGCTGATTTATATGCTAAGTTTGTAGCTAGTGGTTATAAGCTACCTACAGCGGAGGACCCTCGAATCACTAAATTTGGAGCATTCTTGCGTAAAACATCTCTAGATGAGTTGCCACAGTTTTGGAATACTTTGAATGGAACGATGAGTATTATCGGGCCAAGACCAGTTGTAGAAGATGAGTTAGTCGAATATGGGGAAGATATTGATAAGTTTTTATCAGTAAAACCTGGTGTATTTGGTTTGTGGCAGGCCAGTGGTCGCAGTAATATTGAGTATCCAGAACGAGCACAGATGGAATTAGATTATGTTGATCGTGCTAATTTGCGATTTGATTTTTATATTTTGTTTAAAACAGTAATTGCAATATTTAAGCGCGATGGTGCATTTTAA
- a CDS encoding glycosyltransferase family 2 protein, with product MESTVQRHLKKNILSLVVPVHNEEATINIFYNTIEKLKPNLTADVHYHFIDDGSTDSTLSILRDLSKINDNVHYISFSRNFGKEAGLYAGLQQADGDYVAVMDVDLQDPPELLPEMLREVQNGEYDAVGTRRANRNGEAKIRSWFSEQFYTWMNKISQTHLVDGARDYRVMTRQMVDAILSLSENQRFSKGIFTWVGFNTKYIPFENRERVAGNTSWSFWSLTKYAIEGVVSFSTVPLTVITVLGLLSFALSLLSAAFIVIRALVNNNSVAGWPSMVTIVLFIGGIQLLSLGVIGRYMAAIFLETKKRPIFIKKEEN from the coding sequence ATGGAAAGTACAGTCCAACGACACTTAAAGAAAAATATATTATCATTAGTTGTTCCTGTTCATAATGAAGAGGCAACGATTAATATTTTCTATAATACTATTGAGAAGCTCAAACCTAATTTGACTGCTGATGTTCATTATCATTTCATTGATGATGGCTCGACAGACAGTACACTATCGATCTTACGAGATTTATCTAAAATTAATGATAATGTTCATTATATTAGTTTTTCTCGTAATTTTGGCAAAGAAGCAGGCCTTTATGCTGGGTTACAGCAAGCGGATGGTGACTATGTAGCTGTTATGGATGTTGATTTGCAAGATCCACCTGAACTTTTGCCAGAAATGCTGAGAGAAGTTCAAAACGGTGAATATGATGCTGTTGGGACCCGTAGAGCCAATCGTAATGGCGAGGCAAAAATTCGGTCATGGTTTTCCGAGCAATTTTATACTTGGATGAACAAAATTAGTCAAACGCATCTTGTTGATGGCGCACGAGATTATCGTGTCATGACTCGACAGATGGTAGATGCTATTTTGTCATTAAGTGAAAATCAACGTTTTAGTAAGGGTATCTTTACTTGGGTTGGTTTTAACACGAAATACATACCATTTGAAAATCGTGAGCGTGTTGCGGGGAACACATCATGGTCATTCTGGTCATTAACAAAGTATGCTATTGAAGGCGTAGTTTCATTTTCAACGGTACCTTTAACTGTGATAACGGTGCTAGGACTATTATCCTTCGCTTTGTCACTATTAAGCGCAGCTTTTATAGTTATTAGGGCGCTGGTTAATAATAATAGTGTGGCCGGTTGGCCATCAATGGTTACTATTGTATTATTTATTGGCGGTATTCAATTACTCAGTTTGGGTGTCATCGGTCGGTATATGGCTGCTATTTTCTTAGAAACGAAGAAGCGACCTATTTTTATTAAGAAAGAGGAAAATTAG